In one window of Oryzias melastigma strain HK-1 linkage group LG5, ASM292280v2, whole genome shotgun sequence DNA:
- the LOC118598729 gene encoding uncharacterized protein LOC118598729 has protein sequence MPLAESCRFADRFIRAARSGTRRSNPAEAGRSGRTRGTYREQRQKRPESPLDFVTLRPRGARHTGSAHEGRGHRPLSFSLSCVVSPELWCHVCSAGVRTVQSPEVGAEGQPGGVRTCSGPKPETSRREEVATSNSGSSSQNRKQEAGRPAGNRGAAAAETVRGQKFPGRPKGATPRGATAGLFILCLKLCEALHLCLEERKRGQTKEPNPDGPRP, from the exons TTGGCGGAGTCCTGCCGCTTTGCGGACAGATTCATCCGCGCGGCCCGGAGCGGCACGCGCCGCTCGAACCCCGCTGAAGCCGGCCGGAGCGGCAGGACGCGGGGCACTTACCGGGAGCAGCGGCAGAAGCGGCCGGAGTCTCCTCTGGACTTTGTGACACTGAGGCCGCGCGGCGCCAGACACACAGGCTCCGCCCACGAGGGGCGTGGCCACAGACCACTCTCCTTTTCTCTTTCTTGTGTTGTTTCTCCAGAGCTCTGGTGTCATGTCTGCTCCGCGGGGGTTAGGACGGTACAGTCCCCGGAAGTGGGGGCAGAAGGTCAACCGGGGGGTGTCAGGACCTGCAG CGGACCAAAACCAGAGACATCCAGGAGAGAGGAGGTGGCGACGTCAaacagcggcagcagcagccaaAACCGGAAACAGGAAGCAGGGAGGCCAGCAGGAAACCGAGGAGCAGCGGCGGCGGAAACCGTGCGGGGTCAGAAGTTCCCAGGACGTCCAAAGGGTGCCACACCTCGAGGAGCCACGGCGGGgctttttattctgtgtttgaaATTATGTGAAGCACTGCACCTGTGCCTGGAAGAACGAAAGAGAGGACAGACAAAGGAGCCAAACCCAGACGGCCCACGGCCGTaa